ACCATGGGCGTGCGCAGTTCATGGGCGGCCATGGACAGGAACTCCGACTTCATGTCGTCGAGCTGGCGCTGGCGCGTGACATCGCCCACAAAGAGCACGCGGCTCACACCACCGTGCGCACTGCACTGCCCGGTCAGCGACAGCGTGCGCGCACCGTCACCCTGCAGCCGCACCTGCACGGCTTCGCCCTGCGATTCATTGGCAAACACCGATGCCAGCCCCGGGAAGGCCGATGCATCCTGCAGGCGTTGGGCCAGCAGGGCCGACAGGGCCGTGACCTCGCAGCCCTGGACCTCGGCCTCCTGCAAACCGGTGAGCCGCAAGAAAGCCTGGTTGACGAAACGCACACGGCCGGCACGGTCAAAGGTCACCAGACCATCCTGGCTGAGACGGAACAAGGCGCCCAGCTGTTCGTTCTGGTCGGCCAGCTGCGCCTCATGGGCATGCAACTCGGCCACCTGGTGCTCCAGCAAGATCATCTGCTGGCACAGCACCATCGACGCTTCATTGAGCGAATCCACCAACTCGACAAATTCTGCAGGGCCAGACTCACGCGGCAAGAGCCGGCCTTTGGCGTCCACCATCTCCCGGGCGAAGGCCCGTGCACGGGTCAGGCCCCGCATCGGCCGGCGCAACAGCATCCACAACAAGCACACGCACAACAAGATGGCCATCACCGCCACCACCGCCGTGTTGCGCCAGATGCGTGCGCGCTCGTGTTGCAGCCCTCGGGTGTCGTGCACCACCTGCACCCAGCCCACCCGCTCACCGGCCATCACGGGGTGCCAGGCCTCGATCCAGTCGTCGTGGGGGCGCAGCGCTGGCAGGGCGGCGTCTTGTTCGGCCGGTGCTTGCACCTCGGCCGACAAGCGATGGTCATAGATCACTCGGGGGGCCTCGTCCGCCGCACGCACCACCTGCGCCAGCGGTTCTCCACGGCGGCCCAGCACCCGCACCGCACGGACATCGGCCAGCTCGGCCGAGCGCAGGGCCAGCTCTTCCAGGCCATCCAGGCTGTCTGTCAGGATCAGGTTGGCACTGCTGATGGCCACGGTACGGGCCAGCGCAGCCACCTGTTTTTCGGTGGACTGCTGACCCAACAGGGTTTGCTCATGGGCCGTGTACCCCCCCAGCAGGCCCAGGGCCAGCAAGAGCAGGGCCGACATCATGGCCATCAACTGCTGGGACAAATGACGTGGCCACCAGGCAAGCGTTTGAAGGCGGTCCAGCGCGCTCATGGCTTGCACATCTGCGGTTCACTGCGCGTAGCGCTCCAGGCGCAGTCGCCTCAAGGGCTCGTAGTCGCGGGCCTGGTCGGCCAGCACGGGCTGCGGCATGGGGATGGCCTTGAAGCTGGCCTGCAGCTCGGGCTGCTGGGCCAGCGCCAGCCAGGCTTGCTGCAGGCGCGTGCGCAACGCGTCGGGCACGCGGGGGTGCACACTCAGCGGGTGCGGGGCAGCCCCGGGGGTTTCCATGAGCACGCGCAGGCCCGCCTGCACCTCTGCCGGTTCACGCGCCAGGGTGGCGCGCAGGCCACCGGTGGCGGTGCTCAGGCCCGCCAGGGTGTGCCGGTAGGCGTTGGTGTGCGTGCGGGCGTACACCGGTGTGATCCGGATGCGTTCGACCTCGACCAACTGGGCCCGGGTCAGCAGCGACGCCCCGAAAGCGTTGGGCGCCGGAAACGCCAGGGTGTGTCCGTCCAGCTCACGCGCGGCCCGGATGGGTGAATCCTGGCGCACCACCACGATGCCGGTCAGCAATTCGGCATCGCGCAACAGCGGCACATAGCCCTGGGCATCCCAGGCCCTGAGCTGGTGAAAG
The window above is part of the Aquabacterium sp. A3 genome. Proteins encoded here:
- a CDS encoding sensor histidine kinase; this encodes MSALDRLQTLAWWPRHLSQQLMAMMSALLLLALGLLGGYTAHEQTLLGQQSTEKQVAALARTVAISSANLILTDSLDGLEELALRSAELADVRAVRVLGRRGEPLAQVVRAADEAPRVIYDHRLSAEVQAPAEQDAALPALRPHDDWIEAWHPVMAGERVGWVQVVHDTRGLQHERARIWRNTAVVAVMAILLCVCLLWMLLRRPMRGLTRARAFAREMVDAKGRLLPRESGPAEFVELVDSLNEASMVLCQQMILLEHQVAELHAHEAQLADQNEQLGALFRLSQDGLVTFDRAGRVRFVNQAFLRLTGLQEAEVQGCEVTALSALLAQRLQDASAFPGLASVFANESQGEAVQVRLQGDGARTLSLTGQCSAHGGVSRVLFVGDVTRQRQLDDMKSEFLSMAAHELRTPMVSIFGFTELMLKRDMPAEQRQDLLGRIHRHSQSMVSILNELLDLARIEARRGQDFRIEPLVLDDVVAAVVQDFKPAPGRAAPAWQEAAQPSPVRADRHKLQQAVLNILSNAYKYSPQGGEVSVRLLHNTDDEGVSWHGVVIEDHGMGLSAEHVQRLSSGERFFRADKSGNIPGTGLGVSIVKELMELMGGRMVVDSELGVGTRVTLWLRSA
- a CDS encoding phosphate/phosphite/phosphonate ABC transporter substrate-binding protein, whose product is MTALMAFTVPAWAQGQPPAPTVLTVSVVPQFPAADIARTWGPILTQLSERVGVQFVLRQARDIPGFEAEVLAGTPDVAYLNPFHQLRAWDAQGYVPLLRDAELLTGIVVVRQDSPIRAARELDGHTLAFPAPNAFGASLLTRAQLVEVERIRITPVYARTHTNAYRHTLAGLSTATGGLRATLAREPAEVQAGLRVLMETPGAAPHPLSVHPRVPDALRTRLQQAWLALAQQPELQASFKAIPMPQPVLADQARDYEPLRRLRLERYAQ